In the Advenella kashmirensis WT001 genome, one interval contains:
- a CDS encoding c-type cytochrome, translated as MFNRGKKRPVPRVDAVDPTFEPWEPSRPIPLFLIAVFFALAVWGGVNYLGDLMPERVSNNEAGIPNIVAGSSKSTPDAGAPLLVSQGNGSVWSCASCHGDQGQGAGQTPQLAGLSQAYIIKQLQDFASGSRSNESMRYVATQLTAPEINEVAAYYARLVVPVATAAVPGTDIERGRALNLHGDWKQDIPACVTCHGEAGEGLGPMFPRLAGQQPEYLFSQLVAFKGGMRQNSPLSLMDDIAKRMSTEDMWAVSQYFGALRQQEAN; from the coding sequence ATGTTTAATCGTGGCAAAAAACGCCCTGTACCGCGCGTCGACGCTGTTGATCCCACTTTCGAGCCATGGGAGCCTTCAAGACCGATTCCGCTTTTCCTGATCGCTGTTTTCTTCGCGCTCGCTGTATGGGGAGGTGTTAATTATCTGGGCGATCTCATGCCCGAGCGGGTGTCGAATAATGAGGCAGGCATACCGAATATCGTAGCCGGCAGCAGTAAGTCCACGCCCGATGCAGGCGCACCGCTACTCGTTTCCCAGGGCAACGGGAGTGTGTGGAGCTGTGCCTCTTGTCACGGCGACCAGGGACAGGGCGCCGGGCAAACACCACAGCTTGCCGGGCTGTCACAGGCGTACATCATCAAGCAATTGCAGGACTTCGCTTCGGGGTCCCGAAGCAATGAGTCTATGCGCTATGTTGCTACTCAGCTTACTGCCCCGGAGATAAATGAAGTGGCCGCTTATTATGCAAGGCTGGTGGTTCCAGTGGCGACCGCGGCCGTACCTGGAACAGATATAGAACGTGGCCGTGCGCTCAATCTTCATGGGGATTGGAAGCAGGATATACCGGCATGTGTGACATGCCACGGCGAGGCTGGTGAAGGTTTGGGCCCAATGTTCCCCAGGCTGGCAGGACAACAGCCAGAGTATTTGTTCAGTCAGCTGGTCGCCTTCAAAGGAGGGATGCGCCAGAACTCCCCGTTGTCGTTGATGGACGATATTGCCAAACGCATGAGTACGGAAGACATGTGGGCTGTCTCACAATATTTTGGCGCTTTGCGACAGCAGGAAGCGAACTAG
- a CDS encoding cbb3-type cytochrome c oxidase subunit II: MNRITPLLLVAAGILVFATLMLVILPGWQVRSVQAPSALAPYTDQQLRGRQQYIANGCVYCHSQQPRSTGQTFADLSRGWGRASSPGDYAYDAPHLLGTMRTGPDLLNVGVRLPSRDWHLTHLYQPRAIFDWSIMPSYPYLFERKDKAQAGDVVVKLPEEYQPANGKVIVARQEALDLVEYLRSLKRTYSVSDAEAKMRDRGYDAPVGEGSKSNHGKQ; the protein is encoded by the coding sequence ATGAACAGAATCACTCCACTTCTTCTTGTCGCGGCCGGCATACTTGTCTTTGCCACATTAATGCTGGTCATTCTTCCTGGTTGGCAGGTTCGGTCCGTGCAGGCACCTTCCGCATTGGCACCCTATACAGACCAGCAGTTACGCGGCCGCCAACAGTATATCGCCAATGGGTGTGTGTACTGTCATAGCCAGCAGCCACGCTCTACCGGACAGACGTTCGCCGATTTGTCGCGTGGCTGGGGCCGAGCCTCTTCGCCCGGCGACTACGCGTATGACGCACCCCATCTGCTTGGAACCATGCGAACCGGTCCTGATTTGCTCAATGTGGGCGTCCGATTGCCAAGCAGAGACTGGCACCTGACCCACTTGTACCAGCCGCGCGCGATTTTTGACTGGAGCATTATGCCGTCGTATCCATACCTGTTCGAGCGCAAGGACAAAGCGCAGGCCGGTGATGTTGTGGTTAAGCTACCCGAGGAGTATCAACCTGCCAATGGGAAAGTGATCGTTGCGCGCCAGGAGGCGCTTGACCTTGTGGAATACCTGCGTAGTTTGAAACGTACCTATTCGGTTAGCGACGCCGAGGCGAAGATGCGCGATCGCGGGTATGATGCGCCGGTTGGCGAAGGTAGCAAGTCCAATCACGGTAAGCAGTAA
- a CDS encoding cbb3-type cytochrome c oxidase subunit I → MNAEAVQAAHRFDVERAGIDAAGSRVVLVLAAVSILFLIVGSVFGVIASFKLHMPDWLADYAVTTFGRARTIHLNFVAYGWLSVAGISIVLWILPRIFHTPLRHPIMAYIGGVLWAVGVACGGVAIGAGWSDGLEWLEIPWQIDLVLALGGLLMAWSAVSTALHRNVHHIYVSGWYFLAGLVWFPMLFFIANLPGLHLGVQQATMNWWFAHNVLGLWLTPLGVGTAYYLIPKIIGKPVFSYSVSLLGFWGLALFYSQVGIHHLIGGPVPTWVVTLSVVHSVMMFIPVIAVAINQHVTVAQNIWAFKQSMALRFVWIGALMYTAASFQGSLEALRSVNSVTHFTHYTVGHAHLGAYAFVSVVLFGAFYYMMPHLTGKRWPWPRLISLHFWLTVTGFAIYFLALTVGGFFQGIELLDPDVAFSDITRHIVPYLEGRSLGGTMMTLGHIIFGMHFFALLLAKRSGSAGTV, encoded by the coding sequence ATGAATGCTGAGGCGGTGCAGGCGGCACATCGCTTTGATGTCGAGCGGGCAGGGATCGATGCAGCAGGCTCAAGAGTCGTGCTGGTGCTGGCTGCAGTGTCCATTCTTTTTTTAATCGTCGGGTCAGTATTCGGTGTTATTGCGTCCTTTAAGCTGCACATGCCAGATTGGCTGGCTGACTATGCGGTAACGACCTTCGGGCGTGCCCGGACAATACACTTGAACTTTGTTGCTTATGGCTGGCTGTCGGTTGCAGGTATAAGTATTGTGTTGTGGATCTTGCCGCGTATTTTTCATACTCCCTTGCGGCATCCGATAATGGCTTATATTGGCGGCGTCTTGTGGGCGGTTGGCGTGGCATGCGGTGGTGTTGCCATTGGAGCGGGCTGGTCCGATGGACTGGAGTGGCTGGAGATTCCATGGCAAATCGACCTGGTTCTGGCGCTGGGCGGGCTTCTAATGGCATGGTCCGCAGTATCGACTGCATTGCATCGAAATGTGCATCATATTTATGTCTCAGGCTGGTATTTTCTGGCAGGGCTGGTCTGGTTTCCCATGCTGTTTTTCATCGCTAATCTGCCGGGGCTGCATCTTGGTGTTCAGCAGGCGACGATGAACTGGTGGTTTGCCCATAATGTGCTGGGGCTGTGGCTTACACCCCTGGGTGTGGGTACTGCGTATTATCTGATTCCCAAGATCATCGGCAAGCCGGTTTTTTCGTACAGCGTGTCCTTACTGGGCTTCTGGGGGCTGGCGCTATTCTATAGCCAGGTAGGTATTCATCACCTGATCGGTGGCCCTGTGCCAACGTGGGTGGTTACCCTGTCCGTCGTGCATAGCGTCATGATGTTCATTCCGGTAATTGCAGTGGCGATCAATCAGCACGTCACGGTGGCGCAAAATATCTGGGCCTTCAAGCAATCCATGGCATTGCGGTTCGTATGGATCGGTGCGTTGATGTATACCGCGGCGTCCTTTCAGGGTTCGCTGGAGGCGCTTCGCTCGGTCAACTCCGTTACCCACTTTACTCATTACACCGTTGGGCACGCGCATCTGGGCGCCTACGCATTCGTCTCGGTTGTCCTGTTCGGTGCGTTCTATTACATGATGCCACATCTGACGGGCAAGCGCTGGCCTTGGCCCCGGCTGATTTCCCTGCACTTTTGGCTTACTGTCACAGGATTTGCCATCTATTTTCTGGCTCTGACTGTCGGCGGTTTTTTCCAGGGCATTGAACTGTTGGATCCGGATGTTGCGTTCTCGGACATCACGCGCCATATCGTGCCGTATCTGGAAGGGCGATCGCTCGGGGGCACGATGATGACACTGGGTCACATTATTTTTGGCATGCACTTTTTCGCACTCTTGTTGGCTAAGCGTTCCGGATCGGCAGGCACAGTATGA